The following are from one region of the Noviherbaspirillum sedimenti genome:
- a CDS encoding ABC transporter permease subunit, with protein sequence MHGNTTKTVMTATSPGQLMPQIEKESIMHSNMGKTIRKAFGAMGMLPVLIALYLAFYFLTGYFSEDGVSNFATTANTMNILRQTSINLVLATGMTFVILTCGIDLSVGSMLAVSAVLGMLTSLSPELAWLSLPAFLLSGLVMGLLNGVLVAGFKINPFVVTLGTMTALRGAAFLFADGTTILNRDIPSFAWIGNAELLGLPYLVWVAAALVLLSWFILRRTVLGMHIYAVGGNLQAARLTGIKVSLVLAFVYAFSGLCSGVAGAMSASRLYGANGNWGSGYELDAIAAVVLGGTSLMGGVGSIWGTVIGALIIGLMNNGLTILGLSSFWQYVAKGVVIVLAVMLDRWRHQSQVN encoded by the coding sequence ATGCACGGCAACACCACCAAAACAGTTATGACAGCAACGTCGCCTGGGCAACTCATGCCGCAGATAGAGAAGGAAAGCATCATGCACAGCAATATGGGCAAAACCATTCGCAAAGCATTCGGCGCCATGGGCATGCTGCCCGTCTTGATTGCGCTGTATCTCGCGTTCTACTTCCTGACAGGCTATTTCTCGGAAGACGGCGTGTCGAACTTTGCGACGACCGCCAACACCATGAATATCCTGCGCCAGACCTCGATCAACCTGGTGCTGGCGACCGGCATGACCTTCGTGATCCTCACCTGCGGCATCGACTTGTCGGTGGGCTCGATGCTGGCCGTGTCGGCGGTGCTCGGGATGCTGACTTCACTATCGCCGGAACTGGCCTGGCTATCCCTGCCGGCGTTCCTGCTCTCCGGCCTGGTGATGGGCTTGCTCAACGGCGTGCTGGTTGCCGGATTCAAGATCAATCCCTTCGTGGTCACCCTGGGCACCATGACGGCCCTGCGCGGCGCAGCCTTCCTCTTCGCCGATGGCACCACGATCCTGAATCGCGACATTCCCAGTTTCGCCTGGATCGGCAACGCGGAGTTGCTCGGCTTGCCCTACCTGGTATGGGTCGCCGCCGCCCTGGTGCTGTTGTCCTGGTTTATCTTGCGGCGCACCGTGCTTGGCATGCATATCTATGCCGTCGGCGGCAACCTGCAGGCAGCCCGGCTGACGGGCATCAAGGTCTCGCTGGTGCTGGCATTCGTGTATGCATTCAGCGGCCTGTGCTCGGGAGTGGCCGGCGCGATGTCGGCGAGCCGGCTGTACGGCGCCAACGGCAACTGGGGCAGCGGTTATGAACTCGACGCCATCGCCGCCGTCGTGCTGGGCGGGACCAGCCTGATGGGCGGCGTGGGTTCGATCTGGGGCACGGTGATCGGCGCCCTGATCATCGGCCTGATGAACAATGGCCTCACCATCCTGGGCCTGTCGTCCTTCTGGCAGTATGTCGCCAAGGGCGTGGTCATCGTTCTCGCCGTCATGCTGGACCGCTGGCGTCATCAAAGCCAGGTGAACTGA
- a CDS encoding sugar ABC transporter ATP-binding protein translates to MESPMQQAVLEVSGIKKSFGAVRVLNGVKLRVFGGEIHALMGENGAGKSTLMKILAGVYQPDEGEIRVAGEKVRIADPATARGLGINLIYQELSVAPNLSVAENIFMGAEPRNHLGMVNLDQMHRRTEEVLEMLGARFAPDTLASELSIADQQQVEIARALIHKSRVLIMDEPTAALSDRETERLFEVMRRLRDDGIAIIYISHRMAEVRMLADRVSVLRDGTFIGELDRQEATPDAVVKMMVGRELGAFYEHASSRQPGPVRLKVNALHGGRVAPLSMTVRAGEIVGLAGLVGAGRTELARLIFGADKSAGGSIELDGKVVSIRHPADAIRQGIGYVPEDRKGQGLFLQLPSLVNITMNVLRRHSRWCVLKQAELMRITESAIKRLAVKGAGPRGIIGGMSGGNQQKLLFARWLEINPRVLILDEPTRGVDIGAKQEIYKIIHELADAGVAVICISSELPEIIGICDRVLVMREGSLMGELGGDRITQENIMALATYAKAA, encoded by the coding sequence ATGGAATCTCCAATGCAGCAGGCGGTGCTCGAAGTGTCGGGCATCAAAAAGAGTTTTGGCGCCGTCAGGGTGCTGAATGGCGTGAAGCTGCGCGTGTTTGGCGGCGAAATCCACGCCTTGATGGGCGAGAACGGCGCCGGCAAAAGCACGCTGATGAAAATCCTTGCCGGCGTATACCAGCCTGACGAAGGCGAGATCCGGGTTGCCGGGGAAAAGGTGCGCATCGCCGATCCGGCAACTGCACGCGGTCTGGGCATCAACCTGATTTACCAGGAACTGTCGGTGGCGCCCAACCTGAGCGTGGCGGAAAACATCTTCATGGGGGCGGAGCCGCGCAACCACCTGGGCATGGTCAACCTCGACCAGATGCATCGCCGCACGGAAGAAGTGCTGGAAATGCTGGGCGCGCGCTTTGCCCCGGACACGCTGGCCAGCGAGCTTTCCATCGCCGATCAGCAGCAGGTGGAAATCGCCCGCGCGCTGATTCACAAGAGCCGCGTCCTGATCATGGATGAGCCGACGGCGGCGTTGTCGGATCGTGAAACGGAGCGCCTGTTCGAGGTGATGCGGCGCCTGCGCGACGACGGCATCGCCATCATCTATATCAGCCATCGCATGGCCGAGGTGCGCATGCTTGCGGACCGGGTGAGCGTGCTGCGCGACGGCACTTTCATCGGTGAACTGGACCGGCAAGAGGCAACGCCGGATGCCGTCGTCAAGATGATGGTGGGCCGCGAACTGGGCGCGTTTTACGAACACGCCTCGTCGCGCCAGCCGGGACCGGTGCGCCTGAAAGTCAATGCCTTGCACGGCGGCAGGGTGGCGCCCCTGTCGATGACGGTCCGCGCCGGGGAAATCGTCGGCCTGGCGGGCCTCGTCGGGGCTGGCCGCACCGAGCTGGCGCGCCTGATCTTCGGCGCCGACAAAAGCGCCGGCGGCAGCATCGAGCTCGACGGCAAGGTGGTATCGATCCGCCATCCGGCCGACGCGATACGCCAGGGCATCGGCTACGTGCCGGAAGACCGCAAGGGGCAGGGCTTGTTCCTGCAATTGCCTTCACTGGTCAATATCACGATGAATGTGCTGCGCCGGCATTCCCGCTGGTGTGTATTGAAACAGGCCGAACTGATGCGGATCACCGAAAGCGCCATCAAGCGCCTGGCGGTGAAGGGCGCCGGACCCAGGGGGATCATCGGCGGCATGTCCGGCGGGAACCAGCAGAAGCTGCTGTTTGCCCGCTGGCTGGAAATCAATCCCAGGGTGCTGATTCTCGACGAGCCGACGCGCGGCGTCGACATCGGCGCCAAGCAGGAAATCTACAAAATCATCCACGAACTGGCCGATGCCGGCGTGGCGGTGATCTGCATCTCCAGCGAGTTACCCGAAATCATAGGCATCTGCGACCGCGTCCTCGTCATGCGCGAAGGATCGCTCATGGGCGAACTCGGCGGCGACCGCATTACCCAGGAAAACATCATGGCTTTGGCAACCTATGCCAAGGCAGCATAA
- a CDS encoding ABC transporter substrate-binding protein translates to MKKYALHSCIAALVLGSSGAALAAKPLKAIGISVSDLANPYFVAISKGAADTAKKIGGAGVKVTTVSNKYDLNTQVGQIENFIASKVDIIILNASDPRGVGPALKKARDAGIVVVAVDVDAEGADATVMSDNVMAGAESCKVIANRLGGKGNVVIVNGPPVTAVLDRVAGCKKVFAGTGIKVLSDNQDAKGSRDGGMEVMANLLTSYPKINAVFAINDPSAIGAELAIRQAGRKDIALIASVDGAPDAEAAIKAKDSLFAVSTAQNPYKMASMAVEIGYGIMNGKRPETAKVLIPTPAITKDNVATYKGWTMN, encoded by the coding sequence ATGAAAAAATATGCTTTGCATTCATGCATCGCCGCGCTGGTATTGGGTTCGTCAGGCGCAGCCCTTGCTGCCAAGCCCTTGAAGGCGATCGGCATTTCCGTCAGTGATCTTGCAAATCCTTACTTTGTTGCAATTAGCAAGGGAGCTGCGGACACGGCAAAAAAAATCGGTGGCGCCGGCGTCAAGGTCACGACCGTTTCGAACAAATATGATCTCAATACCCAGGTCGGCCAGATCGAGAATTTCATCGCCAGCAAAGTCGACATCATCATCCTCAATGCTTCCGATCCCAGGGGCGTTGGTCCGGCTCTGAAAAAAGCAAGAGACGCCGGCATCGTGGTGGTGGCCGTCGACGTCGACGCCGAGGGCGCAGATGCGACGGTCATGTCCGATAACGTCATGGCCGGCGCCGAATCCTGCAAGGTGATCGCCAACCGCCTGGGCGGCAAGGGCAATGTCGTGATCGTCAACGGCCCGCCGGTCACGGCGGTGCTCGACCGCGTCGCTGGCTGCAAGAAGGTATTCGCCGGTACCGGCATCAAAGTCCTGTCTGACAATCAGGACGCCAAGGGAAGCCGCGACGGCGGCATGGAAGTCATGGCGAACCTGCTGACTTCCTACCCGAAGATCAATGCCGTTTTTGCGATCAACGATCCCTCCGCGATCGGCGCCGAACTGGCCATCAGGCAGGCCGGGCGCAAGGATATCGCCCTGATTGCCTCCGTCGATGGCGCGCCCGATGCCGAGGCGGCGATCAAGGCCAAAGACAGCCTGTTTGCCGTTTCCACTGCCCAGAATCCCTACAAGATGGCTTCCATGGCGGTGGAAATCGGTTACGGCATCATGAATGGCAAACGCCCGGAAACCGCCAAGGTGCTGATCCCGACGCCGGCCATCACCAAGGACAATGTTGCAACCTACAAGGGCTGGACGATGAACTGA
- a CDS encoding LacI family DNA-binding transcriptional regulator, producing MHDVADFAKVSRATVSKYFNGSSSLRPDTRARIEHACRVLAYVPDPHAVSLVKGKSNLIGVILPVISEPFFAEALRVIEAEATAIGMDLVIQCSYNSPAGEASALRALRSMKVAGVVLTAVAAPDNIDLLRRLEKEIPIVYLDSYVHADCNYVMNDNRQSTSLLTRYLISHGHKPAFLGAPPVASPSPQERLSGYLEVMREANLPPCVIAPEETIKSWDFEKYALQQVLNWLGRGTWKADGITALVCGTDRLAIGAMTALRRFGLIPGKDLAIVGHDDLPICEYLYPPLTTFKQDIASIGRAAIECLHHQINATEILPLYQRKITGNLIIRDSA from the coding sequence ATGCATGATGTGGCGGACTTCGCGAAAGTTTCGCGAGCGACCGTATCCAAGTATTTCAATGGCAGCAGCAGCCTCAGGCCGGACACGCGTGCGCGCATCGAACACGCGTGTCGAGTGCTCGCCTATGTACCGGACCCGCACGCGGTCAGTCTCGTCAAGGGGAAATCGAATCTGATCGGCGTTATTCTTCCCGTCATCAGCGAACCGTTTTTCGCAGAGGCGCTGCGGGTCATCGAAGCAGAGGCGACTGCCATTGGCATGGATCTCGTCATTCAATGTTCATACAACAGCCCGGCAGGCGAAGCATCCGCCTTGCGCGCATTGCGCTCGATGAAAGTCGCCGGCGTCGTGCTCACCGCGGTCGCGGCGCCCGATAATATAGATTTACTGCGACGCTTGGAGAAAGAGATTCCCATCGTCTATCTGGATAGTTACGTGCATGCCGACTGCAACTACGTCATGAACGATAACCGGCAAAGCACGTCGCTACTGACGCGCTATCTGATAAGCCACGGCCACAAACCGGCTTTCCTTGGCGCGCCCCCAGTTGCGAGCCCCTCACCACAGGAACGTCTATCCGGCTACCTCGAAGTCATGCGGGAAGCGAACCTGCCGCCTTGCGTCATTGCGCCCGAAGAAACCATCAAGTCATGGGATTTCGAAAAGTATGCATTGCAACAAGTGCTCAACTGGCTCGGCCGTGGTACCTGGAAAGCCGACGGCATTACGGCGCTGGTCTGCGGTACTGACCGCTTGGCCATCGGCGCAATGACGGCGCTCCGGAGATTCGGCCTGATACCGGGCAAGGATTTGGCAATTGTAGGTCATGATGATTTGCCTATTTGCGAATACCTCTACCCTCCCCTGACGACTTTCAAACAAGATATCGCTTCGATTGGCCGCGCCGCTATTGAATGCCTACACCATCAAATCAATGCCACCGAAATCCTGCCGCTATACCAGCGAAAAATCACAGGAAACCTCATTATTCGCGATTCGGCTTGA
- a CDS encoding NADH:flavin oxidoreductase/NADH oxidase: MSALFQPFKLKDVTLRNRIAVPPMCQYMAVDGLISDWHLSHYAGMARGGAGLVIVEATAVAPEGRITPGCAGIWSDDLAQAFVPVVQAIKAAGSVPGIQIGHAGRKASANLPWEGDDHIAAGDARGWQTIAPSAIAFGAGLPKQPQAMTLDDIARVRQNFVDAAVRAREVGFEWLELHFAHGYLAQSFFSAHSNQRDDIYGGSVENRGRFLLETLKAVREVWPENLPLTVRFGVIEYDGRDEQTLLESIGLVRQFKAAGMDMISVSVGFTIPGTSIPWGPAFMGPVTERVRREADVPVSSAWGFGTPAIAEQVVKAQQLDVVMVGKAHLANPHWAYSAARELGVERASWTLPTPYAHWLARY, encoded by the coding sequence ATGTCCGCTTTATTCCAGCCCTTCAAATTAAAAGACGTTACGCTGCGCAACCGTATCGCGGTGCCACCGATGTGCCAATACATGGCCGTCGATGGTTTGATCAGTGACTGGCATCTGTCGCACTACGCCGGCATGGCGCGTGGCGGGGCCGGGCTGGTGATCGTCGAAGCGACTGCCGTCGCGCCCGAAGGACGTATCACGCCGGGCTGCGCGGGAATCTGGTCCGACGATCTGGCGCAGGCGTTCGTGCCGGTGGTGCAGGCGATTAAGGCGGCTGGTTCGGTGCCAGGTATCCAGATCGGCCATGCTGGACGCAAGGCTAGTGCCAATTTGCCATGGGAAGGCGACGACCATATCGCCGCAGGCGATGCGCGCGGCTGGCAGACCATCGCTCCTTCGGCGATAGCATTCGGTGCAGGTCTGCCGAAGCAGCCTCAGGCGATGACACTGGACGATATCGCCCGCGTGCGTCAAAACTTCGTCGACGCAGCCGTGCGTGCACGCGAGGTCGGTTTCGAATGGCTTGAATTGCATTTTGCGCACGGCTATCTGGCACAGAGTTTCTTTTCCGCGCATTCGAACCAGCGTGACGACATCTATGGCGGTAGTGTTGAGAACCGAGGCCGTTTCCTGTTGGAGACGTTGAAGGCAGTACGTGAAGTGTGGCCGGAAAACCTGCCGCTGACGGTGCGCTTTGGCGTGATCGAATACGACGGCCGCGATGAGCAAACGCTGCTCGAGTCGATCGGCCTGGTACGCCAATTCAAGGCGGCTGGCATGGACATGATCAGCGTCAGCGTAGGCTTCACGATTCCCGGGACATCGATTCCTTGGGGGCCGGCCTTCATGGGGCCAGTGACCGAGCGGGTGCGCCGGGAAGCGGACGTGCCAGTGTCGTCTGCCTGGGGCTTCGGTACGCCGGCAATCGCCGAGCAAGTAGTAAAAGCGCAGCAGCTCGATGTGGTCATGGTGGGCAAAGCGCATCTGGCTAATCCGCACTGGGCTTATTCCGCCGCCAGGGAACTGGGCGTCGAGCGCGCATCGTGGACCTTGCCCACACCTTACGCGCACTGGCTCGCGCGTTACTAA
- a CDS encoding ArsR/SmtB family transcription factor, giving the protein MRPYKHPAASELSLERVLYALSDSIRLDIVRHLARVEAATCGELDGGRPKSTVSHHFKVLREAGLVLTENTGTIHMNKLRRADIESRFPGLLTAILAQHASA; this is encoded by the coding sequence ATGCGCCCCTACAAACATCCTGCTGCCAGCGAGCTGTCCCTCGAACGCGTACTGTACGCCTTGAGCGACTCGATCCGCCTGGACATCGTTCGGCACCTGGCGCGTGTGGAGGCCGCTACCTGCGGCGAACTGGATGGCGGGCGACCAAAGTCCACCGTATCGCATCATTTCAAGGTATTGCGCGAAGCGGGGCTGGTGTTAACCGAAAATACGGGGACCATCCACATGAACAAGCTACGCCGTGCGGACATCGAAAGCCGATTCCCTGGATTGTTGACCGCGATATTGGCGCAGCACGCATCTGCGTAA
- a CDS encoding ABC transporter ATP-binding protein — translation MRQQGITRQRTTQQSEAAEPAAETVLRIEQLHIAYGGIHAVKGIALEVRRGELVTLIGANGAGKTTTLKAITGTLPECRVDGHIDYRGRAIKGLHSFELVREGLVMVPEGRGVFARMTIRENLAMGAYTRKDQAGIDADIEKWFAIFPRLKERASQLAGTLSGGEQQMLAMARALMSQPQLLLLDEPSMGLAPIMVEKIFQVVRDISAQGVTILLVEQNARLALQAADRAYVMDSGLVTMAGAADELLHNPKVREAYLGESCEP, via the coding sequence ATGAGGCAGCAAGGAATCACGCGGCAACGAACAACGCAGCAAAGCGAGGCGGCCGAGCCCGCAGCCGAAACCGTCCTGCGCATCGAGCAGCTGCACATCGCCTACGGCGGCATCCACGCGGTCAAGGGCATTGCACTGGAGGTAAGGCGCGGCGAACTGGTGACGCTCATCGGCGCCAATGGCGCCGGCAAGACCACCACGCTCAAGGCCATCACCGGCACCTTGCCGGAATGCCGCGTGGATGGACACATCGACTACCGCGGCCGCGCGATCAAGGGACTGCATTCCTTTGAACTGGTGCGCGAAGGTCTGGTCATGGTGCCGGAAGGGCGCGGCGTGTTTGCCCGCATGACGATCCGTGAAAACCTGGCGATGGGCGCCTATACCCGCAAGGACCAGGCCGGCATCGACGCCGATATCGAGAAATGGTTTGCGATATTTCCGCGTCTGAAGGAGCGTGCATCGCAACTGGCCGGCACGCTTTCCGGCGGCGAGCAGCAAATGCTCGCCATGGCGCGTGCGCTGATGAGCCAGCCACAACTGTTGCTGCTGGACGAGCCCTCGATGGGCCTGGCGCCGATCATGGTGGAAAAGATTTTCCAGGTGGTGCGCGACATTTCGGCGCAGGGCGTAACTATCTTGCTGGTGGAACAGAATGCCCGGCTCGCGCTGCAGGCAGCCGACCGCGCTTACGTCATGGATTCCGGATTGGTCACCATGGCTGGAGCGGCTGATGAATTGCTACACAATCCCAAGGTGCGTGAAGCCTATCTGGGCGAATCCTGCGAACCTTGA
- a CDS encoding ABC transporter ATP-binding protein: MQAPVILDIAGVGKRFGGLQALADVSLRVRQGQVYGLIGPNGAGKTTCFNVITGLYQPDTGSFILGGKPYSPSAPHKVAAAGIARTFQNIRLFGEMSALENVMVGRHVRTHQGVLGAILRHKAAREEEAAIRRRALELLDYVGIGRLASRTARFLSYGDQRRLEIARALATDPQLLALDEPAAGMNATEKLGLRELLLKIKADGKTILLIEHDVKLVMGLCDRITVLDYGKPIAEGTPAEVQKSPAVIAAYLGGTGA; this comes from the coding sequence ATGCAAGCCCCCGTGATTCTCGACATCGCCGGCGTCGGAAAACGTTTCGGCGGCCTGCAGGCGCTGGCGGATGTCAGCCTGCGCGTGCGCCAGGGCCAGGTGTATGGCCTGATCGGCCCCAACGGCGCCGGCAAGACCACCTGCTTCAATGTCATTACCGGCCTGTATCAGCCAGACACCGGCAGCTTCATCCTGGGCGGCAAGCCGTATTCGCCCTCGGCGCCGCACAAGGTGGCGGCCGCCGGCATTGCCCGCACCTTCCAGAACATCCGCCTGTTCGGCGAAATGAGCGCGCTGGAGAATGTCATGGTCGGCCGCCACGTGCGCACCCACCAGGGCGTGCTCGGCGCCATCCTGCGCCACAAGGCCGCGCGCGAGGAAGAGGCGGCGATCCGCCGGCGCGCGCTAGAGTTGCTCGACTATGTCGGCATTGGCCGGCTGGCCAGCCGTACCGCGCGCTTTCTTTCCTACGGCGACCAGCGCCGCCTGGAAATCGCCCGCGCGCTGGCGACCGACCCGCAATTGCTGGCGCTGGACGAACCGGCCGCCGGCATGAACGCCACCGAAAAGCTGGGCTTGCGCGAGCTGCTGCTGAAGATCAAGGCCGACGGCAAGACCATTCTCTTGATCGAGCATGACGTCAAGCTCGTCATGGGCTTATGTGACCGCATCACCGTGCTCGACTATGGCAAGCCGATCGCCGAAGGCACCCCGGCCGAAGTGCAGAAAAGCCCGGCGGTGATCGCAGCCTACCTGGGAGGGACTGGCGCATGA
- a CDS encoding ABC transporter permease subunit, with product MFYFNYRLHPRKTVASLAVLAVLLIAFPFVASQFGNSWVRIMDYALLYIMLALGLNIVVGFAGLLDLGYIAFYALGAYMTGLLASPQFAVVLQSFVDQYPALGAALVSFFGPEIAQNGIHLSVWLIVPLGALLAGLLGALLGAPTLKLRGDYLAVVTLGFGEIIRIFMTNLSGPVNITNGPQGINLIEPIRIAGVSLAGEAGSQSTVHIGGFAMPSVNAYYFLFLFLCLAIVFVSYRLQHSRLGRAWVAIREDEIAAKAMGINTRNMKLLAFAMGASFGGVAGAMFASFQGFVSPESFTLMESIAVLAMVVLGGMGHIPGVILGGILLAALPEILRHVVEPAQQLLFGKIIIEAEILRQLLYGLAMVLIMLFRPAGMWPAPRQEDRPDADIDEPAKSTDVVAA from the coding sequence GTGTTCTACTTCAACTACCGCCTCCATCCGCGCAAGACCGTCGCCAGCCTGGCTGTGCTGGCCGTATTGCTGATCGCCTTTCCCTTCGTCGCTTCCCAGTTCGGCAATTCCTGGGTGCGCATCATGGATTACGCGTTGCTCTACATCATGCTGGCGCTGGGGCTGAACATCGTGGTCGGTTTCGCCGGCCTGCTCGATCTCGGCTACATTGCCTTCTACGCCCTGGGCGCCTACATGACGGGCCTGCTGGCTTCGCCGCAGTTCGCCGTGGTGCTGCAATCCTTCGTCGACCAGTATCCCGCGCTGGGCGCCGCGCTGGTGTCTTTCTTCGGTCCCGAGATCGCGCAAAACGGCATCCACCTCTCGGTGTGGCTGATCGTGCCGCTCGGCGCCTTGCTGGCGGGGCTGCTGGGCGCCTTGCTGGGCGCACCGACCCTGAAGCTGCGCGGCGACTACCTGGCGGTGGTGACACTCGGCTTTGGCGAAATCATCCGCATCTTCATGACCAACCTGAGCGGCCCGGTCAACATCACCAACGGTCCGCAAGGCATCAATCTCATTGAGCCGATCCGCATCGCCGGCGTCTCGCTGGCCGGTGAAGCCGGTTCGCAATCGACCGTGCACATCGGCGGCTTCGCCATGCCCTCGGTGAACGCCTATTACTTCCTGTTCCTGTTCCTGTGCCTGGCGATCGTCTTTGTTTCCTACCGCCTGCAGCATTCGCGCCTGGGTCGCGCCTGGGTGGCGATCCGCGAAGACGAGATCGCTGCCAAGGCGATGGGCATCAATACCCGCAACATGAAGCTGCTGGCCTTCGCCATGGGCGCTTCCTTTGGCGGCGTCGCCGGCGCCATGTTCGCCTCGTTCCAGGGCTTCGTTTCGCCGGAATCCTTCACCCTGATGGAATCCATCGCGGTGCTGGCGATGGTGGTACTGGGCGGCATGGGGCACATCCCCGGCGTGATCCTCGGCGGCATCCTGCTGGCAGCCTTGCCGGAAATTCTGCGGCATGTGGTGGAGCCGGCGCAGCAGCTCCTTTTCGGCAAGATCATTATCGAAGCCGAAATCCTGCGCCAGCTGCTCTATGGCCTGGCCATGGTGCTGATCATGCTGTTCCGTCCCGCCGGCATGTGGCCGGCGCCGCGCCAGGAAGACCGGCCCGACGCCGACATCGATGAACCCGCCAAATCGACCGATGTGGTGGCGGCATGA
- a CDS encoding branched-chain amino acid ABC transporter permease, which translates to MDIFIQQIVNGLVLGSMYALIALGYTMVYGVLNLINFAHGEVLMIGAMTGLTILNVVQEVAPGLPGPVQLLIAIAGAIPVCVLVNVLIERVAYRRLRNAPRLAPLITAIGVSILLQTFAMMIWGRNPLPFPQVMPSQPYEIFGALISSTQVMLLLLAAAAMAALVFLVEKTKMGRAMRATAENPRVAGLMGVDANRVIMFTFAVGAALAAVAGVMWGANYSSAQFAMGFTPGIKAFSAAVLGGIGNIYGAMAGGILLGLIESLGAGYIGELTGDFLGSQYQDIFAFIVLIIVLTLRPSGIMGERVADRA; encoded by the coding sequence ATGGATATTTTCATCCAGCAGATCGTCAACGGTCTGGTATTGGGCAGCATGTATGCGCTGATCGCCCTGGGTTACACCATGGTGTACGGCGTCCTCAATCTCATCAATTTCGCCCATGGCGAAGTGCTGATGATCGGCGCCATGACCGGCCTGACCATCCTCAATGTGGTGCAGGAAGTCGCGCCCGGCTTGCCGGGACCAGTGCAACTCCTGATTGCGATTGCCGGCGCGATTCCCGTCTGCGTGCTGGTCAATGTGCTGATCGAGCGGGTGGCTTACCGGCGCCTGCGCAACGCCCCGCGCCTGGCGCCGCTGATCACCGCCATTGGCGTATCGATCCTGCTGCAAACCTTCGCCATGATGATCTGGGGCCGCAACCCCTTGCCCTTTCCTCAGGTGATGCCCTCGCAGCCCTATGAAATTTTCGGCGCGCTGATTTCCTCCACCCAGGTCATGCTGCTGCTGTTGGCAGCGGCGGCGATGGCTGCACTGGTCTTCCTTGTCGAGAAAACCAAAATGGGCCGCGCCATGCGCGCTACTGCGGAGAATCCGCGCGTGGCCGGCCTGATGGGCGTGGACGCCAACCGCGTGATCATGTTCACCTTCGCCGTCGGCGCCGCGCTGGCGGCGGTGGCCGGCGTCATGTGGGGCGCGAATTATTCGTCGGCGCAGTTCGCCATGGGCTTCACGCCCGGCATCAAGGCGTTTTCCGCAGCAGTGCTGGGCGGTATCGGCAACATCTATGGCGCCATGGCCGGCGGCATCCTGCTGGGCCTGATCGAAAGCCTGGGCGCCGGCTACATCGGCGAACTGACCGGCGACTTCCTCGGCAGCCAGTACCAGGATATCTTCGCCTTCATCGTCCTGATCATCGTGCTCACCCTGCGGCCGTCCGGCATCATGGGCGAGCGCGTGGCCGACCGCGCATAA
- the ispH gene encoding 4-hydroxy-3-methylbut-2-enyl diphosphate reductase has protein sequence MDKEVLLAQPRGFCAGVDRAIEIVERALLQFGAPIYVRHEIVHNAYVVEDLRNKGAVFIEELADVPAGNTVIFSAHGVSKAVEVEAAARGLKVFDATCPLVTKVHMEVAKMRREDREIIMIGHAGHPEVEGTMGQTEEGMHLVETVADVDKLAVRNPDLLAYVSQTTLSVDDTADVIAALKRRFPSIAEPKKGDICYATTNRQEAVKFMAPQVDLVIVVGSPNSSNSNRLREVARKKGTEAYMVDNAGEIDPAWLAGKKRIGVTAGASAPEILVNEVIARLKACGAQSVRTLEGVEEHVTFPMPKGLGGQQAAQN, from the coding sequence ATGGACAAGGAAGTATTACTGGCGCAGCCGCGCGGGTTTTGTGCGGGAGTGGACCGTGCCATCGAGATCGTCGAGCGCGCCCTGCTCCAATTCGGTGCGCCGATCTACGTACGCCACGAAATCGTGCATAACGCCTATGTGGTGGAGGACTTGCGCAACAAAGGCGCGGTCTTCATCGAGGAGCTGGCGGATGTCCCCGCCGGCAATACCGTGATCTTTTCCGCGCACGGCGTCTCCAAGGCGGTCGAAGTCGAGGCGGCTGCGCGCGGCCTGAAAGTGTTCGACGCCACCTGCCCGCTGGTGACCAAGGTGCACATGGAAGTCGCCAAGATGCGCCGCGAGGACCGCGAAATCATCATGATCGGCCACGCCGGCCATCCGGAAGTCGAAGGCACCATGGGCCAGACGGAAGAGGGCATGCACCTGGTCGAGACCGTCGCCGATGTCGACAAGCTGGCCGTGCGCAATCCCGACCTGCTGGCGTATGTCTCGCAAACCACGCTGTCGGTGGACGACACCGCCGACGTCATCGCCGCCCTCAAGCGGCGCTTCCCGAGTATCGCCGAGCCGAAGAAGGGCGATATCTGCTACGCCACCACCAACCGCCAGGAGGCGGTCAAGTTCATGGCGCCGCAGGTGGACCTGGTGATCGTGGTCGGCAGCCCGAACAGTTCCAATTCCAACCGCCTGCGCGAAGTCGCGCGCAAGAAGGGCACCGAAGCCTATATGGTGGACAATGCCGGCGAGATCGACCCCGCCTGGCTGGCGGGGAAAAAACGCATTGGCGTCACTGCCGGCGCCTCCGCCCCGGAAATCCTGGTGAACGAAGTGATTGCACGCTTGAAGGCGTGCGGCGCGCAAAGCGTGCGAACGCTGGAGGGTGTCGAGGAACATGTGACTTTCCCGATGCCCAAGGGCCTCGGCGGGCAGCAGGCAGCCCAGAACTGA